In Ipomoea triloba cultivar NCNSP0323 chromosome 15, ASM357664v1, one genomic interval encodes:
- the LOC116006354 gene encoding uncharacterized protein LOC116006354 isoform X2 → MPVPALPRICKAERRTRTKMRIQSDQWNLHQLSIIPTQEQQLLKQPESIKSLIYKTRHGTKSMVEEKRIFKAIKHATDLPPSDKQTKNNHTIKPTFDEIQALRKQKRAYNANVEQLKGQLEASNRDILSLQNRLDDINRKKHEIYEYILQLRNLA, encoded by the exons ATGCCCGTGCCCGCATTGCCGAGAATCTGCAAAGCAGAAAG GAGGACGAGGACGAAGATGAGAATCCAGTCCGACCAATGGAATCTTCATCAGCTATCCATTATTCCAACACAAGAACAACAACTTCTTAAACAACCTGAATCT ATTAAGAGCCTGATTTACAAGACCCGCCATGGGACCAAAAGCATGGTGGAGGAGAAGCGGATTTTCAAAGCCATCAAACATGCAACGGACCTGCCGCCCTCGGATAAACAAACCAAGAACAATCATACCATTAaa CCAACATTTGATGAAATACAAGCATTGAGGAAACAAAAGAGGGCATATAATGCTAATGTGGAGCAACTAAAAGGACAGTTAGAAGCTTCAAATAGGGATATTCTGTCTCTCCAGAATCGATTGGATGACATCAATCGAAAGAAACACGAAATTTATGAATACATTCTGCAACTTAGAAACCTAGCTTAA
- the LOC116006354 gene encoding uncharacterized protein LOC116006354 isoform X1, whose product MAATATSSAAAKMMVMSKIEAAHQLIHHENHARARIAENLQSRKLDRESLLRQLMYLVPMEFCWCRRTRTKMRIQSDQWNLHQLSIIPTQEQQLLKQPESIKSLIYKTRHGTKSMVEEKRIFKAIKHATDLPPSDKQTKNNHTIKPTFDEIQALRKQKRAYNANVEQLKGQLEASNRDILSLQNRLDDINRKKHEIYEYILQLRNLA is encoded by the exons ATGGCCGCAACGGCAACTAGCAGCGCCGCGGCGAAAATGATGGTTATGTCTAAAATCGAAGCCGCTCATCAATTGATTCACCACGAAAACCATGCCCGTGCCCGCATTGCCGAGAATCTGCAAAGCAGAAAG ttggaTAGGGAAAGTTTACTGAGACAGCTAATGTACCTGGTACCAATGGAGTTCTGCTGGTGTAGGAGGACGAGGACGAAGATGAGAATCCAGTCCGACCAATGGAATCTTCATCAGCTATCCATTATTCCAACACAAGAACAACAACTTCTTAAACAACCTGAATCT ATTAAGAGCCTGATTTACAAGACCCGCCATGGGACCAAAAGCATGGTGGAGGAGAAGCGGATTTTCAAAGCCATCAAACATGCAACGGACCTGCCGCCCTCGGATAAACAAACCAAGAACAATCATACCATTAaa CCAACATTTGATGAAATACAAGCATTGAGGAAACAAAAGAGGGCATATAATGCTAATGTGGAGCAACTAAAAGGACAGTTAGAAGCTTCAAATAGGGATATTCTGTCTCTCCAGAATCGATTGGATGACATCAATCGAAAGAAACACGAAATTTATGAATACATTCTGCAACTTAGAAACCTAGCTTAA
- the LOC116006605 gene encoding 5-methyltetrahydropteroyltriglutamate--homocysteine methyltransferase-like yields the protein MASHIVGYPRMGPKRELKFALESFWDGKSSAEDLQKVATDLRASIWKQMAGAGIKYIPSNTFSYYDQMLDTTAMLGAVPPRYNWTGGEIGFDTYFSMARGNASVPAMEMTKWFDTNYHFIVPELGPDVKFSYASHKAVTEYKEAKALGVDTVPVLIGPVSYLLLSKPAKGVEKSFALLSLLDKILPIYKEVITELKGAGASWIQFDEPNLVMDLEPNQLETFTKAYSDLESTLSGLNVLVETYFADVPAAAYKTLTSLKGVTAFGFDLIRGSQTLDLIKGGFPSGKYLFAGVVDGRNIWANDLAGSLSLLGSLEGIVGKDKLVVSTSCSLLHTAVDLVNETKLDDEIKSWLAFAAQKVVEVNALAKALAGQKDEAFFSANAKAQASRKSSPRVTNEAVQKAAAGLKGSDHRRATNVSARLDAQQKKLNLPVLPTTTIGSFPQTVELRRVRREYKASKISEEEYVKSIKEEISKVVKLQEELDIDVLVHGEPERNDMVEYFGEQLSGFAFTANGWVQSYGSRCVKPPIIYGDVSRPKPMTVFWSSAAQSMTKRPMKGMLTGPVTILNWSFVRNDQPRFETCYQIALAIKDEVEDLEKANITVIQIDEAALREGLPLRKAEHAFYLKWAVHSFRITNCGIQDTTQIHTHMCYSNFNDIIHSIIDMDADVITIENSRSDEKLLSVFREGVKYGAGIGPGVYDIHSPRIPSKEEIAERINKMLAVLDTNILWVNPDCGLKTRKYPEVKPALENMVSAAKQIRTQLASAK from the exons ATGGCATCTCACATTGTTGGATACCCTCGCATGGGCCCGAAGAGAGAGCTTAAATTTGCTCTTGAGTCTTTCTGGGATGGGAAGAGCAGTGCTGAGGACTTGCAGAAGGTGGCAACTGACCTCAGAGCTTCCATCTGGAAACAGATGGCTGGTGCTGGGATCAAGTACATCCCTAGCAACACCTTCTCTTACTATGATCAGATGCTTGACACCACTGCTATGCTTGGTGCTGTCCCACCTAGGTACAACTGGACTGGTGGCGAGATTGGATTTGACACCTATTTCTCCATGGCCAGAGGAAATGCCTCTGTCCCTGCCATGGAAATGACGAAGTGGTTTGATACCAATTA CCACTTCATTGTCCCTGAGTTGGGCCCTGATGTGAAATTCTCTTATGCTTCTCACAAGGCAGTGACTGAATACAAGGAGGCTAAGGCA CTTGGTGTAGATACTGTTCCAGTTCTTATTGGACCAGTGTCATACTTGCTGTTATCTAAACCTGCCAAGGGCGTTGAAAAATCATTCGCACTGTTGTCCCTTCTTGACAAGATCCTTCCAATCTACAA GGAAGTTATTACTGAATTGAAAGGAGCTGGTGCTTCTTGGATCCAGTTTGATGAACCAAACCTTGTAATGGACCTTGAGCCTAACCAATTGGAGACATTCACTAAAGCCTACTCTGACTTGGAGTCAACTCTATCTGGTCTTAATGTTCTTGTTGAGACATACTTTGCTGATGTTCCTGCTGCGGCATACAAAACCCTCACTTCTTTGAAGGGGGTTACTGCATTTGGTTTTGACTTAATCCGTGGATCTCAGACCCTTGATTTGATTAAGGGTGGATTTCCTTCTGGCAAGTACTTGTTTGCTGGAGTTGTTGACGGAAGGAACATATGGGCAAATGATCTTGCTGGATCTCTTTCCCTTCTAGGATCTCTTGAGGGCATTGTAGGGAAAG aTAAACTTGTTGTTTCTACCTCTTGCTCTCTTCTCCACACTGCTGTTGATCTTGTCAATGAGACCAAGCTGGATGATGAAATTAAATCATGGCTTGCTTTTGCTGCTCAAAAAGTTGTTGAAGTGAATGCTTTGGCAAAGGCATTGGCTGGACAGAAGGATGAG GCATTCTTCTCTGCCAATGCTAAAGCCCAAGCTTCAAGAAAATCCTCTCCAAGAGTAACAAATGAAGCTGTTCAAAAGGCT GCTGCTGGTTTGAAGGGTTCTGACCACCGTCGTGCTACAAATGTTAGTGCTAGACTTGATGCTCAACAAAAGAAACTTAACCTCCCAGTCCTCCCAACCACCACTATTGGGTCATTCCCTCAAACGGTGGAACTTAGAAGAGTTCGTCGTGAGTACAAGGCTAGCAA GATCTCTGAGGAGGAGTATGTTAAATCCATCAAGGAGGAAATCAGCAAGGTTGTTAAGCTCCAGGAAGAGCTTGATATCGATGTTCTTGTTCATGGAGAGCCTGAG AGGAATGATATGGTTGAGTACTTTGGAGAGCAGCTCTCCGGGTTTGCTTTCACTGCTAACGGTTGGGTTCAATCCTATGGATCTCGATGTGTGAAGCCACCCATCATCTATGGTGATGTTAGCAGGCCCAAGCCAATGACTGTCTTCTGGTCAAGTGCAGCTCAGAGCATGACTAAGCGCCCAATGAAGGGAATGCTTACTGGCCCTGTTACCATTCTCAACTGGTCCTTTGTAAGAAATGACCAGCCAAG ATTTGAAACCTGCTATCAAATTGCTCTGGCTATTAAGGATGAAGTAGAGGATTTGGAAAAGGCCAATATCACTGTTATCCAAATTGATGAAGCTGCCTTGAGAGAGGGTTTACCTCTTAGGAAGGCTGAGCATGCTTTCTATTTGAAGTGGGCTGTTCACTCCTTCAGAATCACCAACTGTGGTATCCAGGACACAACCCAG ATTCACACTCACATGTGCTACTCAAACTTCAACGACATTATCCACTCCATCATTGACATGGATGCCGATGTTATCACCATTGAGAACTCACGTTCTGATGAGAAGCTCCTCTCAGTTTTCCGTGAAGGAGTGAAGTATGGTGCTGGTATTGGGCCTGGTGTGTATGACATCCACTCTCCCAGGATACCATCAAAGGAAGAGATTGCAGAGAGAATTAACAAGATGCTTGCAGTGCTGGACACCAACATCCTTTGGGTAAACCCTGACTGTGGTCTCAAGACCCGCAAGTACCCTGAGGTGAAACCAGCCCTAGAAAACATGGTGTCTGCTGCCAAGCAGATCCGCACCCAGCTTGCCAGTGCCAAGTGA